The Hevea brasiliensis isolate MT/VB/25A 57/8 chromosome 1, ASM3005281v1, whole genome shotgun sequence DNA segment ttattatttaatgattatttgattatatatattaaaaaaatatttttgatagtattgataataaagtaattatataatacttttaaaaaataaaaatacgtcaaaattatttttaaatttgagaTTATTGTgagaatttaatattttatgaaattattttcatttaaatttttatatataaaaaattaatatgcattattatttttttattaaatattttgttattttatataataattttatatttaaattgaataaaaattatatatatatatatatatatatatattataaagacAATACACCATAGGAGTCATAATTTCTTAAAGATAAGGTCTTTGTCATTTAGCATGTTAAGAAAGGATTATTAGAGACAAAGATAGGAGAGGAGGGGATTAATCTCCACAATACTTTatgtataatataaaaaaaaattaagatatttctttatgatgactTGAATAAATTATAAGTGCATTACCAATTCAGTTGTCTCCACAATACTTTGCCAACGCTGTCTTACAAGTGAagcaaataaattaatatattaaaataatatttttgacttttataaaattttagtttgaatggaCTTTTTTATATGATCACATTATAATTTCTCTTTCAAAGATGATGTTAGAGTTTCCCCATCAAAATGTAATgtcaaatttcaaataaaaatgcTTGTTCAGACACTGTctttttaatttgtaaattaaaaattagtataAGATAATTAAATGAGtgcatatttatttaaatttacatGAAGGGATTCAACCCTTGATTCTTATGTAAAAATCATATATATGAGTTATatttaaagaaatataaaagttaatatttgaatttaaataatttctttaaaatttataacaaattttttaaaaaaattaaataatttttttcttaatatcatttactttaatcaaaattaaaactcAAAACCTTACAGTATTAAAAATGATTGATTTTAGTACATCAAATTAAAACTCATtactataataatttataaactattgtgattatattaattaaataacatCTCTAAAATAGACAGAAATGAtttgttatttaaaaaattacaaattaaattcATTGAGATAGTCAATAAGGCAGCTTGATGGAAACAGGTAGGAAAATCACGATCCCATCTAAAATCCGAAAGGAAAATTATCTCGAAGATGAAAAAGACAGAAATGAATTTAGGGTTTATGGGGACTGGCATATAAAGTTGACGAAACTATTGCATTGTCGAAGAAATTGTGGCAAGTGGTGACGTCTAGTTGCAAATTGCCTGCAACTGTCTTTGTCATTATAATTAGGGACCATCAAATGGACGAGAAATTCAAGAATCAAAACCATTGATTTTTCTGATTTTAGACTTTTTGTCTCGGCTAGAATGTATGTTTGGTTAATTAGTAAACAGCACGTTTTAGCCGGGTGGTAACGGATTGGCGTATTCCACTTGACTAATGGATTTAGTAGTATACAATAATTaagtttgaaaaataatatttaaatagatTCAGATTAAGTTTAGATTATATATATtaagtattttttattaaaatatatttatttaaataattaattaattaatataaaatatttttttttacaacaaatttttatatattatattttaaataaatagaatttaaatattttctaaaattattaaattttttaaatataaattattaataattttttatatagattattaattacaatatatagaattaaataattttagatattttttttaataataattaaatttgagatGAAATTATTTTCGTAGATGCTCTGGTCGCTATCATCCAAAGCCATGAAATCAATTACCAAAACTGCAAACCAATTATTAAAATAGaacaaattattatttaatctatattttaataaaattaaatatttactcCTCTTATTTTAAAAAATGTGCTACCTAGTCTTCTCTCTGGTTTAAATAATGTTTTTGTTAAGAGAAGTTTAAAAGATAAAGACTAtgcaattttttttgtttaattataaggattaaataaaatttaaattaatatttaaaatattaaaaggtcaagattaaatgaaataaaaatacatggaccaattataataattttacatcCAAATAAAACAGTTTCCAAGAAAATACAGTCACCGACCAACAACCAGCCTCCATTTCAGATGGTGGGCGTGTGCAATGACCTTAATGCTTCCTTCTTTCTGAACTGCAATTAGCAATCCTTGAAGTTGCAAAATCCAGTTCTAAAAAGATTCCTTGAAGTTGCCTTTGAATTATAAAGTTTTTCTTTTAAGTAGTGCTAAATGGTTCAAATTGAGCCTGCTTAAATGCATTAATTAGACCTTCTTTTGATGAGAAGGAACATTTCATGATTAATGTACTCTTATAAAAAGGAAGGTAATTAAAAATATGAGAGCTAAGCTAAAGAATACGGCTTGATGGCTTGAAGGTAGCGTCATGCAAAATATAAATGTGGGAGACAAGGAGCTATTTCTTGCCACCATGCACACCATTCACGATGCTTTAAGGACCCATCCGTTTCCAACTCATGTCATGTACAACAAATCTAATAAGTTGCCATCTCTTTGAATTTATTGCAATGAATATTAACATTAAACAAAGAAATGAAATCAATAATTATATCCCCATTGAATAGGAAGCTCAGAGGTATTTGGTGGCAAATCAGATTCTTAAATCCAACTTATACGTTAATTATATAGGCCACGTTAATTATATTGCAAATCAGCTCTTTAACACACGTTAATCATATACTATATAGTATAATTTATATGTTGACTGTTATATTTTAGAACTTAGTCATATCAAATTTTGTgctatttaattttcaattatattattcatataattcatatgtaattaaacaatGATTACAcgcaatttatttttaattgaattccTATTAGTCATGGTTAAAAATGGATctttgttagaattggtcatatTAAATTATGTGCTATTCAATTTTCAATTATATTATTCATATAATTCACATGTGATTAAACAATGATTACACAcaatttaatttcaattgaatTCCCATTAGTCGTGGTTAAAAATCGATCTTTGTTAGAAATTGGTCATGTCAAATTATTTgctatttaattttcaattatattatTCATATAATTCATTTGTGAATAATACTTGCAATCGATTACTACAACTGACTAAAATCGATTACTATTAACAATCAGTTTTACAATcgatttgttattttaatttttttagtaaaatagttaattttaaaaaatttaacaacTAATTCAAGAATTTATTACTAAATTAGTTATTATTAGCAATCGATTTATAGTTAGTTGTTAAAATCGGTTACTAATGGCAATCGATTTATAATGGGTTGCTAAATTAGTTGTTAATCGATGTTAGAAAAACTTCAAATATACtattagcaactaattttaaAATTGGGTGCAATATAAAATCGATTACTAAAATATGTTACTAatagtaattaattttaaaattagttgctaatagcaaccgatttaaggaattggttgctaaattaaagaattattttaattgactCAAGAGTTGCAACTTAAATCGTTGCAATCGGTTTTTTACCCTCCAAAATtttagtataatttttttttccttttgttgatTTGCAATTGATTTGTGAATCGGTTGCTAACAGCAACTCATTTTTGCAACTGATTTTTTCTTCAAAAATTCttgttcaattttttattttattttttttatttgtaattgatTTATGAATCGATTTATGAACCAACTCATTTTCACAATCAAATTTTCccctcaaaaattttctcctcaaaatttttttatttgcaacAGATTTTGAAATTGATTAAAATCGATTTGCAACTGATTTTTTCCCTCCAAAAATTTCCatcctatttttttattttgatttgtaacCGACTTCAATCGGTTGCTATTAGTAACTAATTTTGCATCCAATTGCAAATCAGTTGTAAAATTTTTCCCTTAAAAATTTCaatctaatttttaaaagaaattaacaaCCGATAATCGATTGTTAAAATCGGTTACTTATATAAACTACTACTCACTTTCTTTCTCCACTACTTATTTTTCtatctttcttctcttttctctcattttcttaatcatcatttttattcttatctattttattcatcatcttttcttttctaatataTATTCTTTATCTCTTTTTCTATATCATCTATTTTCTGCATTatttttttctcatctattttcttctttatctttttctatcttatatattttcttcttcttcatctttttctttctcatctattttctttttcatcatctttttttatatcatttattttcttcattattttttctttctcatctattttcttcatcatctttttctttttcttttttttatcttttttcttcttcatctgctttttctttcttatctttttaatttatttttctttgaaataaaataaaaatttttgtacaaatatatttttgttagtaaattatttgtagtattattttttggtaatttttttattacaatatatatatatatatgataatttctttttagtaatttgtcttataaatatatttttatatttaattttttgttaatattttttataatagttattattagtaatttttttataatttttttaaaattagcaaATGACTTTTCGATTGCTAAattaataattacaaaattacaaaactattatGTTTTGGTTGCTACTAGCAACCAATAGTTTCTTACCAaaggttttattttttaaaaccattttaaattctttaaaaccATGACAATTTTAAGAGAATCCTTATTTCTATATAACCCAAACACACGCACACTCCACATTCGATATGGGATCCCGAAGGATCAACCATGGGCATGCCCCACATAAGACCTCAACCAGGGCCCTAACCACACCAGCCACTAGATTTTAAAATAGTTCGCCTTGCCTTTTTTATTGTATTGACGTTTTCTGATAGGAGACTTTTATTAACATCTCAATATTGAAAAAGTGTATCAACACGAGAAGCTCTGAAAATTTCAATTTCTAGGGCCCTAACCACACCAGCCACTAGATTTTAAAATAGTTCGCCTTGCCTTTTTTATTGTATTGACGTTTTCTGATAGGAGACTTTTATTAACATCTCAATATTGAAAAAGTGTATCAACACGAGAAGCTCTGAAAATTTCAATTTCTATTTGTTTTTAGTAAGGGATTGGGATTGGGGAGTGGAATTTAAATCTTAATATGTCATATGAGCGTTATGTATTTTTTCTTACTTCATTAATCATGACCAATTAGCTCTAATTAGATGTGGTAATCAACTAGTTGAATCCAttcaaattatattattttgaaTTGTAAGTTAGATTTGAATTTCATTACATAAAGAATTTTTAATtagatttaaattaatttatgggttatgatttatttttggattaaaaTGTCAATTATGGATAAAATGGGagatttaaaatatgatttatttaagctagTTAAAGTAAGTTGACCTTTTATAATTAGTTACATTTATGTATTAAAATAATTAGATTATGAATATAATTGAGACTATATAGTGCATTTGAAATGACATATTTTCATAGATATTCTAAATTAAAAAACGTTAATAAACTACTATACAAtataaattatacaataaaaataGCCTTTTACTCATAAGTATAATCAATAAAATAAACTCACATAAttgcaataaactttaatttagaaGTCATTAgaatcatttttaaaattaaaaattgaagttggaattTGATTAGGAAAAAGCTAACACTTATTGAATAGGAAATTTCTACTTATAGTTAAgtgtataatttaattaataaaaattaataaattataattttttataggatttatcatatttttaaaataagttttactgtatttttaaataaaacttatcatgatttcaaataatttatgaattattaattaaataactttatacGCTCGGATGTAAGTAAATTTGGTCTCACTTATGTGATATATGAGTCTCATTCAACATATTGTGTCTACACTCGCCAAAAAAATTTTCTACATAAAGGCACGTAGAGGAAGTTGTTCTCAAACCCAAAAGAAGCAACCAAGTTAATACTTTTGTTTTCTCCCTTGAAAGATGGTAGCACTTGCTTTCACCCCTTTGAAGATGGGACCTCCAACCTTTTTGTCTATCCCCCTTAACACTGCTCCTTCTCACTTTGCTTTAAGAGTATATTGCCAGAAAACTGCAGCAGAAAACACCACCAAAAGACTGCCTCCAGGGCCAAGAAAATTGCCTTTCATTGGAAACCTGCACAATTTGGCAGGTTCACTACCGCATCATGTTCTTAAAGATCTAGCCAAAGAATATGGTCCTCTCATGCATCTTCAGCTGGGTGAAGTTCCAGCTGTTGTTGTATCATCAGCTGAGATGGCTCATGAGGTGATGAAGACACATGATCATGTGTTTGCTCAGAGGCCTGAACTTATTTCTTCCAAAATTTTGTCATATGATAGTTCTGATCTTGTCTTCGCCAAAGGAGAATACTGGAAGCAAATTAGGAAAATTTGTTTAACAGAACTTTTGGGTGCTAAAAAGGTCAAGTCCTTTGCTCCTATTCGGGAAGATGAGGTTTCAAATCTCCTTGAATCCATCCGCTTGGCTGGAGAATCTCCTGTCAATTTGACAGAGAAGATTTTCTGGATGACTAGTGTCATAGCTTGTAGAGCAGCTTTCGGCAACAAATGGGAAGATCAAAGAGCAGTCATATCAATAGCCAGGGAATCTCTATCGCTATCAGGAGGATTTGACTTGGCTGATTTATACCCTGCACGAGAATTTCTTCATGTAATCACCAACATGAAGCCAAGGTTAGAGAAAATGCGTGTCAAATTGGACAAGGTTTTGGATAGAATCGTAAACGAACATAAGCAGAAATTGTTGAGTGGCAAAGGTGAATCTGAAGACGCTGAAGTTTTAGTTGATGTTCTTCTCAGGCTTCAGGGAAGTGGTAGGCTTGAGTGTCCTATCACTATTGACAATGTTAAAGCTATCATCTGGGTTAGTGTTTCTGCTACAAAACCTTTTTCTTGtcgattatttatatattaaaaactaattaattaacaaGAGAATTTTCTTGCTTTAATTTCTCCAGGATATGTTCGTTGCTGGAACTGATACTTCATCAACAACAACAGAATGGGCTCTAGCAGAAATGATCAGGAACCCAAGAATCCTGAAGAAGGCACAAGCTGAGATAAGGGAATCCCTTAAAGGGAAGGAAACAATTTCCGAAGAAGATATTCAAGGATTACAATACCTAAAGCTGGTGATCAAAGAAACTCTAAGGATACACCCTGCAGTACCCTTGTTACTTCCAAGAGAAAGTAAAGAAAGATGTGAGATTGGTGGATATGAAATCCCTGAAAAAACCAAAGTGATTGTCAACGCCTGGGCGATAGGGAGAGATCCAGAGTATTGGCAGGATCCTGAGAAATTCATACCAGAGAGGTTCAGTGACAATTCCATTGATTTTAGAGGGACTAACTTCAACTACATTCCATTTGGAGCTGGAAGGAGGATATGCCCTGGTATGACTTTTGGTCTTGCCAACGTTGAGCTTCCTCTTGCTAAATTACTTTACCATTTCGATTATAAGTTGCCGGAGGGAATGAGACCAGAGGATTTAGACATGACTGAATACTTTGGAGCAACTGTTGGAAGAAAGAATAACTTGCAGCTGATTGCTACTCCTTACGTACCTTCTTCATCCACTTGTGAAGCCTCAACTCAAAACATGGAAGCAATGGAAGTTCTCAAATAAAGTCAGAATCATTGAAAAATAATAAGAACGCAGAAAAGAAataatgtaaaataattatgtagTCCGGTGCCAGCTGACCatcttgcaatttaattgcatcaCTTTTGGTTAGCCGTTGGCTTGTTGCTCCACTTgactttgtgtgtgtgtgtgtatatatatatatattaatttttatagctCGTCTTTAAACTTTGTCTCTATTTCACTTTCATCTCTTAATTTCAATTTCTTACTAAAAAATTTCTcaacttttttttaaatttcataggcCTTTTTTTCTCTGACATAGAATTGTTTCAATCACTATTTGGACctaacataaaaatataaatatcatcACAATGATTTGCTTCCTGAAAAAATAGAGGGTTTACTCTTCACTGAAATTATTGAAACTGCTTTTGTAGaggttaaattataatttagaggGATTTTTTTACTCTAAAAATCTATTATTACAAGTTAAAgggatttttttttaaacaaaattaaaatttagagatttttaaGAACAAATTGAAATTAAGGGACATAAGTGAAATATGAAGCAAAGTTTAGGGATGtactataaaatttaatatatacggCTAGGGGTGGTAATTTTAGACACGACACGAAAATATGGGGTTTGAGTTAGGTTTATTTGTGTTCGTGTCGAATTCGTGTCGATCTATTTATGACATGATTATAATCGTATCGTGTCACGGGTTAACCCGCTAGTATGACTTGACACGTTTATAATACAATTGAATATTCGTGTCACGTGTTGACCCTTGACCTACTAACCCATTTGACCCGCTATGATCCATGAACCCACTTACATAGCATGTTAAATAGGTTAAATCGTGTCAAACCATGTTAAATGAGTTATTTCGTGTTAAATGGGTCGTTTTAAATGGGTCGTGTCGTGTTTAATACatctaatataatttaatattaatcgtaTCGTGTTGTGTAATCGGTATAATAGaaggattgtattcatatttaaatttttaacacgACTTGTTAATCGTGTGGTATTCATGTCGATATTAATCGTATTTGTGTCGCGTGTTGACATGACACGAACAAAACCCATCGACCCGAATTACCACCCCTATATACGGCACCAATTGATAATTCATTTTAACCCTCCTAAAATAAGAGAAAAACTTGTTTATTTCTGATTGGAGATTTAGGATACAACTGTGATGCAGCCGGTAATAAAAATTCAAGCCTATGGCAAGAATTTATAAACAATTTTGCACGGGCTAAATCAACAAGTCTACAAGGCTACATATATATTTATAGAAGAATTTTACTTATTTTACAAGTATTACATTAATTACTAAGTATTTGAAGATTATACATTTATactcaaaaaattaattttaataaatactcttaaaaaactaaattttaataattactcAATAACTACTGCTTTGAAAAACTAAGTTCTGATAATTTCTCAATAAATATTATttactaatatttattttatcgaaaataatttatatataaaaaatgttTCATGTGAAAATGGTAAAATAGCAAAACAAATCTAAACTTTTTTTGTGTATTactcattttatttaaaatttttaattttaaacaatttaatcataaattttaattatttttttaatttgatttctctCCCTCTCACACACTACACCCAATCACTCTCCTTGGTGCTCAATTTTGAAGGAATGAGAAATGAAAGATAAAGGGTGTGGGAGTGAATAGGATGATACTATCTCAGGGCTACCATTTTTGTAATTTGCAGACCTAGCAAAAGGATTAAGATCTCTTTCTCTCCATTGCCAACCCCCGCCGCCCCGCCCCGCCCCCGCGCCCCCCACACCCCCCCGCCCTCCCCAACCCGACTGCCATTTCTGTAATTTTTGCAGACCCAGCAAAAGGATTAAGATCTCTCTCTCTTGCACCCCCGCGGCACACCCCTCCCCAACAAGCTGTCATTTCTGTAATTTGTAGACCTAGCAAAAAGATTAAGATCTCTCTCTACTACACACAATAGGTGAGTTTTTTGGTGTTCAATTTTGAAGAGCGTGGGAGTGAATAGGATGATATTATAATCTTAGTGGCTGCCATTTCTAAGATTTGCAAACCCAACAAAAGGATTGAGATCTTTTGACTAAACACTTTGTGGTTCATCTATAGGTGGATGATTGATCACCCACATAAAAGgctcagattttttttttcttttctctttgttatttcttttttttttttttctaacaaaATGTTTGAACTTCTAAAATTAATATCATGAAATGAAATGTATTTCTttaaatttatagtatttttatatttaaataatttaaaatttaagtgaAAATAGTATTTATTTTCTAAACAATAAATTTAAATgagatttttttataaaaaaaaaacacaatatAATATTTTCTTAAGTCTTTCTTTCGAAATCTTTTTACTTTTGAATTTATCTTGTCATTGTCAAAATCAGCAAGTAATAGCCCCCTTGCTTGTGCTGTAAATTGTGTTCATAGTGATTGGGATCATGTTATTTCAGAGGCTTTAGAAGTGGCACTGGGACTTCATTTGGCTTTTGTTTTGTCCTTTTGAATGattgttttttgttttttatcAAGCTTTGCAATGGTTGTTAAATCTGATTGTAAGTATGTCATTAATAAATTACAGGAGGGAGTAATGGACTTGGTGTGGCTCTATTAAATTGCTGTACTTTTAGCGGACGTCTTAAGCCATGCAAATCAGAAATGACAGCAAAGGAGGTTTCACTTTCTCTATCGTCCGTACAGGAAATTAAGGTTGCTGCTAAGGAGCGCGCAAAACTGGTTTCTTGTGgcgatttttctttttatttttttattttaatttattattatataatataaattaatctataaaaaaataaattataagttaaaaatataagttttatatataattttatataattttaatatatatttttttaaattataatatttaaatacattaaaataaattttttttatttgaataaattatggGAAGCGGGGCAGAAAGACTTTTTTCATTCCTATTCTCATCTCACACTatcaaaatcaaagaaaattgaTTGAGTTGGAAGCTGGTTGCATAGGTTGGGCAACCCTTTCTATCCCATGCAAATGGCCACTCGTTCCTCGTTGCTCTGCTCTTGTTTGAGCAAAGTCTTGTTGGGGGTTTGATAGTGAATGTACATGGTTTGAAGAATGTCCACTTTTTATATCTAATTTGTTAGGACTTTGATTTGATGTAATGTCTCTTTTTGTAATAATGCAGTTCTAAACTGAAAACCAGCCAAAATTGCCTCTCAGTCCAGTCTAAAGCCCTTCGGGCACCAATATGAATCGAGCCATGGCAGGCCTATGCTTGAATAATTTTGAGTTACTCAGAGGGGCAACAAAGCCGATGGGCTTCAAGCCCAGCTTAGACGTTCTCTACCTCTCTTAGGGAAGCCTTATTACCCGTATCCAAACAAGCCGACACCTTATTGTAAACCCAATCGAAACTCCAGCAGTGCCGGAGCTTCCCCGAGATCCCTCAGACGACTCCTCACCGGAAACCGACCTTACCCTCTCTCCAACCCATCCCTCAAACCACATTAACGATCCACAAAATTATTCTGAAAACCACTTCCCACAATCATCCGAAACCCAGTCTCCACCACTCAATACGACACTCGACGCCCCCGTTTCAGACTCTTAAGACTATTCGTCCGACCGATCGCCGAGGACAACCTTGGCGAACAACCCCCAAACCCCAATTCTACAGACCCTGGTCCGCCACCAACACGACGACCGTAGGAagcgtttcttcaccaaaatcaaTGGCAACCCATCCTTCCGCCGCCAGAGGATAGCCGGAGTCCAAAGAAGTCGACGTCGAAGCATTGATTGCAATATCCGTAGGTTTTCCTGTGGATTCGCTCACCGAAGAAGAAATGGAACCAAATGTGGTGTCTACAATTGGCGGCACCGAGCAAGCTAACTATATTGTTGTGAGGAACTACATTCTTGCTCGCTGGAGATCAAATGTGTCGATTTGGCTGACTCGTGATCACGCTTTTGAGTCAATCCGAGCCGAGTACAAAATTCTGCTTATAACTTTCTACTAGAACATGGCTACATCAACTTCGGGTTCGCTCCTGCTGTTAAAGAGGCGCAAATGGTGTTGCATGAACGGGCTGATAGAGCCAGTGTGGTTGTTGTAGGTGCGGGTCTCGCTGTGCTAGTTGCAGCGAGGCAGCTAGTGGCTATGGGTTTTAAAGTGGTCGTCTTGGAAGGTAGAGCACGGCCAGGTGGTCGTGTCAAAGCGAGGAAGATAAAGGGCGATGAGTGGTGGCTGCAGCAGATGTTGGTGGGAGTGTTCTTACTGGAATCAATG contains these protein-coding regions:
- the LOC110656507 gene encoding premnaspirodiene oxygenase, which codes for MVALAFTPLKMGPPTFLSIPLNTAPSHFALRVYCQKTAAENTTKRLPPGPRKLPFIGNLHNLAGSLPHHVLKDLAKEYGPLMHLQLGEVPAVVVSSAEMAHEVMKTHDHVFAQRPELISSKILSYDSSDLVFAKGEYWKQIRKICLTELLGAKKVKSFAPIREDEVSNLLESIRLAGESPVNLTEKIFWMTSVIACRAAFGNKWEDQRAVISIARESLSLSGGFDLADLYPAREFLHVITNMKPRLEKMRVKLDKVLDRIVNEHKQKLLSGKGESEDAEVLVDVLLRLQGSGRLECPITIDNVKAIIWDMFVAGTDTSSTTTEWALAEMIRNPRILKKAQAEIRESLKGKETISEEDIQGLQYLKLVIKETLRIHPAVPLLLPRESKERCEIGGYEIPEKTKVIVNAWAIGRDPEYWQDPEKFIPERFSDNSIDFRGTNFNYIPFGAGRRICPGMTFGLANVELPLAKLLYHFDYKLPEGMRPEDLDMTEYFGATVGRKNNLQLIATPYVPSSSTCEASTQNMEAMEVLK